In Pseudodesulfovibrio sp. JC047, one DNA window encodes the following:
- a CDS encoding response regulator → MAGIKVLLVDDEAGFRKTLGKRLDRRGMTVKEADSGENALDVLESFDPDVVLLDVKMPGMDGLTVLHKIKLVNPLIEVVMLTGHASMDIAINGMELGAFDYLMKPVEFEELLYKLEDASVRRRHHQEKITAKEHSQ, encoded by the coding sequence ATGGCAGGTATCAAGGTGCTTCTTGTCGATGATGAAGCGGGATTCCGAAAGACATTGGGAAAACGGCTTGATCGGCGGGGAATGACGGTCAAAGAGGCTGATTCGGGAGAAAATGCACTCGACGTTCTTGAATCATTTGATCCGGATGTGGTGTTGTTGGATGTCAAGATGCCCGGAATGGATGGATTGACCGTTCTGCACAAGATCAAACTGGTGAATCCGTTGATCGAGGTGGTCATGCTGACAGGCCATGCCAGCATGGATATTGCCATCAACGGGATGGAGTTGGGCGCGTTCGATTATTTGATGAAGCCCGTTGAATTCGAGGAATTGTTGTACAAGTTGGAAGACGCGTCCGTTCGAAGGCGACATCACCAAGAAAAAATCACGGCCAAGGAACACAGCCAGTAG
- a CDS encoding response regulator, giving the protein MNDAPIRLLLVDDEVGFLEVLQKRLGKRGLDVTVASSGAAGIQTLRGTDFDVAVLDLKLEDMDGIEVLQIFKKMVPELPVIMLTGHGSEQAAREGVASGAFDYMLKPCDLDELLIKIRQAFEQA; this is encoded by the coding sequence ATGAACGATGCGCCCATTCGTCTGCTTTTGGTGGATGATGAAGTCGGTTTTCTGGAAGTTTTGCAAAAACGACTGGGAAAGCGAGGACTTGATGTGACTGTTGCGAGCAGCGGAGCCGCTGGTATACAGACATTGCGGGGCACTGATTTTGACGTGGCGGTCCTTGATTTGAAGCTGGAGGACATGGATGGTATCGAGGTCCTCCAGATATTCAAGAAGATGGTGCCGGAACTGCCGGTGATCATGCTGACAGGGCACGGAAGCGAACAGGCGGCGCGTGAAGGCGTGGCTTCCGGCGCATTCGACTACATGCTCAAGCCGTGCGACCTGGATGAGTTGTTGATAAAGATACGGCAGGCCTTTGAACAGGCGTGA
- a CDS encoding response regulator — protein MPANILLVDDEHGFVDTMAKRLENRGLTVTTTYSAQEGLDILEKDHSIDVVVMDVKMPGMDGTEALKVVKTSYPLVEVVMLTGHATVESAIEGMKSGAFDYLMKPCDLNDLLTKVDEAYEKKQAQETKILEARARHIVLRRGD, from the coding sequence ATGCCTGCGAATATTCTGCTCGTTGACGATGAACACGGTTTTGTTGACACCATGGCCAAGCGATTGGAGAATCGAGGCCTGACAGTGACAACCACGTACAGTGCCCAGGAAGGCCTTGATATTCTGGAAAAGGACCATTCCATTGATGTCGTGGTCATGGATGTCAAGATGCCTGGCATGGATGGCACGGAAGCGTTGAAGGTGGTCAAGACTTCATATCCGTTGGTGGAAGTCGTCATGCTGACAGGTCATGCCACGGTGGAGTCCGCCATTGAAGGCATGAAATCCGGTGCGTTCGATTATCTGATGAAGCCGTGTGATTTGAATGATCTTTTGACCAAGGTTGATGAGGCGTATGAAAAGAAACAGGCACAGGAAACCAAGATTCTTGAGGCCCGTGCCAGACATATCGTGTTGAGACGAGGCGATTAG
- a CDS encoding PAS domain-containing sensor histidine kinase encodes MSDTHYYHGLAKSMMFTIILVSFAPLLCIVLIAGYQYSVAYEEKVEAHLRELVLKHDQSIDSYLEEKVAEIQVLAEIIELGKLHDPASLQDLHDALVRGHGSDFVDLGMVNSDGIQVAYAGPYKLQGVDYSEAEWFKAARTRKVHVSDVGLGLRGVPHFTIALRLDEDGEEWVLRTTLDFIAFNKLVEDIRIGETGLAYIINRHAEFQTTPRRDMTDEVPFLRVMARSMTDRSEMVRGRAAMSLETNPATGRETIFVTSPIKGGDWIMVYQQDVADAFSDLNRSRNLAIVVLLLGGISIALMAYLMSKRMARKVARADQAKDIMNEQVIEAGKLASVGELAAGIAHEINNPVAIMVEEAGWIQDLLEEGLGEDDNEREVQRALNQIRTQGSRCKEITHKLLSFARKIDPTVISVCLNELVLEIVQLSEQRAKYANVVIETSLGDSIPPVEASPSEMQQVLLNLVNNAIDAMDPGGGNLDIMTRVEDAFVVVSIADTGCGIPQANLSRIFDPFFTTKPVGKGTGLGLSIIYGIINKMDGSIAVDSAVDQGTKFIIRLPISDGEDGSACDYATNEQGTP; translated from the coding sequence ATGTCTGATACGCATTATTACCATGGGTTGGCCAAGAGCATGATGTTCACCATCATACTCGTTTCTTTTGCTCCCCTTTTGTGCATCGTGCTTATCGCTGGGTATCAATATAGCGTTGCGTATGAAGAGAAAGTCGAAGCTCATCTGCGCGAATTGGTACTCAAGCATGACCAATCCATTGATTCCTACCTTGAAGAGAAAGTCGCCGAGATTCAGGTCCTGGCCGAAATCATCGAACTGGGCAAGCTGCATGATCCTGCCAGTCTTCAGGATTTGCATGATGCGTTGGTTCGGGGGCACGGGAGTGACTTTGTGGATTTGGGCATGGTTAATAGCGACGGTATTCAGGTCGCCTATGCCGGACCATATAAGCTTCAGGGTGTGGACTATTCTGAAGCGGAATGGTTCAAGGCCGCCAGGACTCGCAAGGTTCACGTGAGTGATGTCGGGTTGGGACTGCGCGGCGTGCCGCATTTTACCATTGCCCTCCGGCTGGATGAAGACGGGGAGGAGTGGGTTTTGCGTACCACGCTTGATTTCATCGCCTTCAATAAGCTGGTCGAGGATATCCGTATCGGTGAAACCGGGCTGGCCTATATCATTAACAGACACGCGGAATTTCAAACAACACCTCGTCGTGATATGACCGACGAGGTACCATTCTTGCGTGTTATGGCTCGTTCCATGACTGACCGTTCGGAGATGGTCCGGGGGCGTGCGGCGATGTCGCTGGAAACCAATCCCGCCACCGGGCGTGAGACTATTTTCGTGACCAGTCCGATCAAGGGCGGGGACTGGATCATGGTGTATCAACAGGATGTCGCAGACGCCTTTTCCGATTTGAATCGATCCCGAAATCTTGCCATTGTCGTGTTGTTGCTCGGTGGTATTTCCATTGCGCTCATGGCGTATCTGATGAGTAAACGCATGGCGCGCAAGGTCGCTCGGGCGGATCAGGCCAAGGATATCATGAATGAACAGGTCATTGAGGCTGGCAAGCTCGCTTCGGTGGGCGAATTGGCTGCGGGAATCGCCCATGAGATCAATAATCCCGTGGCCATTATGGTAGAAGAGGCCGGGTGGATTCAGGATTTGTTGGAAGAAGGACTGGGCGAGGACGATAATGAACGCGAGGTACAGCGCGCATTGAATCAGATTCGGACGCAGGGAAGTCGGTGCAAGGAGATCACCCACAAATTGCTCAGTTTTGCCCGGAAAATCGATCCGACCGTGATATCTGTCTGTCTCAATGAATTGGTGCTCGAAATCGTCCAGCTTTCCGAGCAACGGGCCAAATATGCCAACGTGGTGATCGAAACGAGCCTGGGAGACAGTATCCCTCCGGTGGAAGCGAGTCCTTCGGAGATGCAGCAGGTGCTGCTCAATCTGGTCAACAATGCCATTGACGCCATGGACCCGGGCGGTGGCAATCTCGACATCATGACCCGTGTAGAGGACGCCTTCGTGGTGGTCTCCATCGCCGATACGGGGTGCGGTATTCCCCAGGCCAATTTGTCGCGTATTTTTGATCCGTTTTTTACCACGAAGCCTGTGGGCAAGGGGACCGGACTTGGGCTGTCCATCATCTATGGCATCATCAACAAGATGGACGGTTCCATTGCCGTGGATTCTGCGGTTGACCAGGGAACGAAGTTTATCATCCGATTGCCAATATCTGACGGTGAGGATGGCAGTGCGTGTGATTATGCCACGAATGAACAGGGTACCCCGTAA
- a CDS encoding DUF748 domain-containing protein: MLSFLDMIPYGSPRLRRIGFWLLTAFIAYTLFGFFAVPPLVNRIASNQLHEALNRPAHIETVSFNPFTYRLEISGLHIDKLDAEGSLLSVKKIVAAPGVTSIWEFAPVISYLQLDGLQLDITFFGDGKYSISDILEAPVTAPDQTDEAAQNTAIFPFALYGFEMTNATITFDDRPHKKKHVIKDMFLRVPFTSSFAKLKKEFTQPKFTAIINGDPVELKGRTLPFDETLLTEFELGAVDVDLNQYWQYVPLKTPLQLKDGQFTSDISLFFERPEDQRLNLFLGGGGSLTNLEFTDPKEKSVVSVKELAFEMERFSLGDKALTLTSITLDTPYFKVIRDTNNIINWATYFPGSEISDTGSTVEITSKNETTFSLDIRKITMSKGTIDWEDRLVKGGFKRTFSPLSFTGSEITTAGNHPCTIEAMAGSEANPDAGILTLNGVATIKPLSATVTIAGENIPLPVYSSYINNAQPLIVDSGIGTFSASVNVLVEGSTPALTIQDGSMSLSDLSISKPNASNPSLGLKELTISGATLDLKKQAITMKDIVVTDPFAKVIRGKNGQLDLIALFVKEKVQLDEMKIVKAAKETWSHGWSADCARIQIKNGAAHLRDQSLHHPADLGINGFTLDMKEFSSKEKAAMPFSLDGKWSGKGTFSVDGTVSILPLWSNGRIRLNGLGLRPLDGYLAEYTELLIAKGAAFANIKYSFKNGKTPKFTVTGDTALRSVSIKDTFSKKEIIGLDALDVKTLKCATAPNTLSIGEIALAGPRGVIHFSEDGQINIRRALRLQDTTPKTATTASEAPPAQETKQAGQPQKAAPFFKSVKINKISMTKGAVSFKDESVHPDFSTNLTGMNLLLTEVNQSPEARPKVDFKGNIGPTPMSISGVVNPVITPIYSDLVIAVNGMELVPLTPYTLKNLAYPIEKGRLYADISFQTENWLLNAENKFYIEQLVLGAKDNRPDAPNVPVEFGLSLLQDGDGNMELNLPIRGELNDPDFQIGGIVFKAIVSLLFKALASPFTLIGSMFGGGENMDFVVFEPGRHALDDSGQQKMETIIKALTERKKLTLEVDGVIDPVADKNGLVEVIFETKIKQQKYDELSRSDRAENDVADMVIAPEEYEDLLFEAYADEPDEEGIKPTTLFMTDRQPVDVMEKFIRDRIVITDELLHDLAMDRANTVKSAIIDSHPELKDRVFLLDRKDAAGKTGVPAHRADLGIN; encoded by the coding sequence ATGCTGTCCTTTCTCGATATGATTCCGTATGGCTCTCCCAGACTCCGGCGCATTGGATTCTGGCTTCTCACCGCTTTCATCGCATACACATTGTTCGGTTTTTTTGCTGTTCCCCCACTCGTGAATCGGATCGCTTCCAACCAACTTCACGAGGCCTTGAACCGACCAGCCCACATCGAAACGGTGTCTTTCAATCCCTTCACCTACCGTCTTGAAATCTCCGGGCTGCATATCGACAAACTCGATGCAGAAGGGTCACTGCTGTCAGTCAAAAAGATCGTGGCAGCCCCCGGCGTCACCAGTATTTGGGAATTCGCTCCGGTCATTTCCTATTTGCAACTCGACGGATTGCAGCTGGACATCACCTTTTTCGGCGACGGGAAATACTCCATTTCGGACATTCTCGAGGCACCGGTGACCGCACCGGACCAAACGGACGAAGCAGCACAAAATACCGCCATCTTCCCGTTTGCGCTCTACGGATTCGAGATGACCAACGCAACGATCACCTTCGACGATCGTCCGCACAAGAAAAAGCACGTCATCAAGGATATGTTTCTCCGGGTGCCCTTCACTTCGTCCTTTGCCAAGCTGAAAAAAGAATTCACCCAGCCAAAATTCACAGCCATCATTAACGGTGATCCCGTGGAACTCAAGGGGCGGACGCTTCCGTTTGACGAAACCCTGCTCACCGAATTCGAATTGGGAGCCGTGGATGTCGATCTCAACCAATATTGGCAATACGTCCCGCTCAAGACACCACTCCAATTGAAAGACGGACAATTCACCTCGGATATTTCCCTCTTTTTCGAACGCCCAGAAGACCAACGGCTCAACTTGTTTCTGGGGGGCGGTGGATCGTTAACGAATCTTGAATTCACGGACCCCAAAGAAAAATCCGTGGTGTCTGTCAAGGAACTCGCCTTTGAAATGGAACGATTCTCCCTTGGCGACAAGGCCTTAACCCTGACGAGTATCACTCTGGACACGCCATATTTCAAGGTCATCCGAGACACAAACAACATCATCAACTGGGCCACATATTTCCCCGGTTCAGAAATCAGTGACACAGGATCAACCGTTGAAATAACCTCCAAGAATGAAACGACCTTTTCGTTGGACATACGCAAAATCACCATGTCCAAAGGAACGATCGATTGGGAAGACCGCCTCGTCAAAGGCGGCTTCAAACGCACGTTCAGCCCACTGTCTTTTACCGGTTCGGAAATCACGACCGCCGGGAATCACCCCTGTACCATCGAAGCAATGGCCGGTTCAGAAGCGAATCCGGATGCGGGTATCCTGACTCTCAACGGTGTGGCCACGATCAAACCACTGTCTGCAACCGTCACGATTGCTGGCGAAAACATCCCGCTTCCGGTGTACTCATCCTACATCAACAACGCACAACCGCTTATTGTGGATTCCGGCATCGGCACATTTTCCGCCTCAGTCAACGTCCTTGTGGAAGGCTCGACGCCCGCCCTGACCATACAGGATGGCAGCATGAGTCTCAGCGACCTTTCCATCAGCAAGCCGAACGCTTCAAACCCCAGTCTCGGATTGAAAGAACTGACAATTTCAGGCGCAACCCTTGATCTGAAAAAGCAGGCTATCACGATGAAAGACATCGTCGTGACAGACCCATTTGCCAAAGTCATCAGGGGAAAAAACGGCCAACTGGATCTAATCGCCCTCTTTGTCAAAGAAAAAGTCCAGCTCGACGAAATGAAAATCGTCAAAGCAGCCAAAGAAACGTGGTCCCATGGGTGGAGCGCAGACTGCGCCCGAATCCAAATCAAAAACGGCGCAGCGCATCTGCGCGATCAATCACTGCACCATCCCGCAGATTTGGGAATAAACGGCTTCACACTGGACATGAAAGAGTTTTCCTCCAAAGAAAAAGCCGCCATGCCATTTTCCCTCGACGGGAAATGGAGTGGAAAAGGGACCTTCTCTGTCGATGGCACCGTCTCCATACTCCCGCTCTGGTCAAACGGCCGCATCCGTCTCAATGGGTTGGGATTGCGTCCATTGGACGGGTATCTCGCAGAATACACGGAACTCCTGATCGCCAAAGGCGCGGCCTTTGCCAACATCAAGTATTCCTTCAAAAATGGAAAAACGCCAAAATTCACCGTGACCGGCGACACCGCGCTTCGCTCGGTGTCCATCAAGGACACGTTCAGCAAAAAGGAAATCATCGGCCTTGACGCTCTTGACGTGAAGACACTGAAGTGTGCCACCGCTCCCAACACGCTTTCCATCGGGGAAATCGCGCTCGCCGGACCGCGTGGGGTCATTCATTTTTCTGAAGATGGTCAGATAAATATCCGCCGGGCCTTACGGCTTCAGGACACAACTCCCAAAACCGCAACAACTGCATCCGAGGCCCCTCCGGCTCAAGAGACAAAACAAGCAGGCCAGCCCCAAAAGGCCGCCCCCTTTTTCAAGTCCGTAAAAATCAACAAAATCAGCATGACCAAAGGAGCCGTCTCCTTCAAGGATGAAAGTGTCCACCCTGATTTTTCGACCAACCTGACAGGTATGAACCTGCTCCTCACCGAAGTGAACCAATCGCCCGAGGCCCGGCCCAAAGTGGATTTCAAGGGCAACATCGGGCCGACCCCCATGTCGATTTCCGGCGTGGTCAATCCGGTCATCACCCCGATCTATTCGGATCTCGTCATTGCCGTCAACGGCATGGAACTGGTGCCACTGACCCCATACACGCTCAAGAATCTGGCCTATCCCATTGAGAAAGGCCGTCTGTACGCTGATATTTCCTTTCAAACAGAAAACTGGCTTTTGAACGCGGAAAACAAATTCTACATCGAACAGCTTGTCTTGGGTGCAAAGGACAATCGCCCGGACGCGCCCAACGTGCCTGTCGAGTTCGGACTGTCACTTCTTCAGGACGGCGACGGCAACATGGAATTGAATCTGCCCATCCGAGGAGAACTCAACGATCCCGACTTCCAGATCGGTGGCATTGTCTTCAAGGCCATCGTCAGTCTCTTGTTCAAGGCGTTGGCCTCTCCATTCACCCTGATCGGCTCCATGTTCGGCGGCGGCGAAAACATGGATTTCGTGGTTTTCGAACCAGGCCGGCACGCGTTGGATGACAGCGGTCAACAAAAGATGGAGACCATCATCAAGGCGTTGACTGAACGGAAAAAACTCACACTGGAAGTGGATGGCGTCATTGATCCCGTCGCCGACAAGAACGGATTGGTCGAAGTGATCTTCGAAACCAAGATCAAGCAACAAAAATATGACGAGCTCTCTCGATCCGACCGAGCTGAAAATGACGTGGCCGACATGGTTATCGCACCGGAAGAATATGAAGATCTGCTCTTCGAAGCCTATGCCGACGAACCTGACGAAGAAGGCATCAAGCCCACCACGCTCTTCATGACCGATCGGCAACCCGTCGATGTCATGGAAAAATTCATCCGGGATCGAATCGTCATCACCGACGAATTATTACACGACCTCGCCATGGACCGAGCCAACACGGTCAAAAGTGCCATCATAGACAGTCACCCGGAATTGAAAGACCGAGTCTTTCTGCTCGACAGGAAAGACGCCGCAGGAAAAACCGGCGTTCCAGCACACCGGGCTGATCTCGGCATCAATTGA
- the moaA gene encoding GTP 3',8-cyclase MoaA: MHAPILDSHGRTASYMRISVTDRCNLRCTYCAGEGMEFIPHPKILRYEEILDIIALAEGFGVEKVRFTGGEPFVRLGFADFMIAAANRFPNVDMCVTTNGTLIGEHIEHLAKSGVRRMNISLDTMNRKKYEQITGRDKFDIVRENIDRCLDAGMTVKVNSVAMRGVNDDELPEFLEYAASREIDFRFIEFMPVGTETGWKDDLVWTADDILTEAQQLADLRPSVNGPKHGHGPARMYDIVNGKGRLGLISSYSNHFCATCNRLRITSDGFLRTCLFSDKVYKLRPALRNEKLGLDFVERIIRSAMRSKPIGYDLLRKMSANHGHDVCHTRMASIGG, encoded by the coding sequence ATGCACGCCCCTATTCTTGACAGTCATGGCCGGACGGCCAGCTATATGCGTATCAGTGTGACGGATCGGTGTAATCTTCGGTGTACCTATTGTGCTGGAGAGGGAATGGAATTTATTCCGCATCCCAAGATCCTGCGGTACGAAGAAATTTTGGATATCATTGCGCTAGCCGAAGGGTTCGGCGTTGAAAAGGTTCGTTTTACCGGCGGAGAACCCTTTGTTCGATTGGGTTTTGCGGATTTCATGATCGCTGCCGCCAACCGTTTTCCCAATGTTGACATGTGTGTGACGACCAATGGCACACTGATTGGGGAGCATATTGAACACCTTGCCAAATCAGGCGTCCGGCGGATGAATATCTCTCTGGACACCATGAATCGCAAAAAATATGAACAGATTACCGGACGGGACAAGTTTGATATCGTTCGGGAAAATATTGATCGGTGTCTGGATGCTGGAATGACCGTCAAGGTCAACAGTGTGGCCATGCGCGGGGTCAATGATGATGAATTGCCGGAATTCCTTGAATATGCGGCATCGCGGGAGATCGATTTCCGGTTTATCGAATTTATGCCGGTGGGCACGGAGACCGGGTGGAAGGACGATTTGGTCTGGACTGCGGACGACATTCTCACCGAGGCTCAGCAGTTGGCCGATCTGCGTCCTTCAGTCAACGGTCCCAAGCACGGTCACGGTCCGGCTCGCATGTATGACATTGTGAATGGCAAGGGTCGTCTCGGGTTGATTTCTTCGTATTCCAATCATTTTTGTGCGACATGCAACCGGCTTCGCATTACGTCTGACGGATTCCTCAGGACCTGTCTTTTTTCGGACAAGGTGTACAAATTGCGTCCGGCTTTGCGGAATGAAAAGCTTGGGTTGGATTTTGTGGAGCGCATTATTCGTTCTGCCATGCGGTCCAAGCCGATTGGCTATGATTTATTGCGCAAGATGTCCGCCAACCACGGGCATGACGTCTGTCACACCCGCATGGCATCCATCGGCGGATAG
- a CDS encoding molybdenum cofactor biosynthesis protein MoaE yields MDINKALAALKKEPGFADNVGMVLVHNGIVRGWSRKDHSEVSAIEVTPDLDKIEEIRQEIEAYEGIFKARAYALSGRMQPGDDVLYLIVAGDIRENVKAALADFLDRVKAEAVSKKEIFA; encoded by the coding sequence ATGGATATCAATAAGGCTCTTGCTGCGTTGAAAAAAGAACCTGGTTTCGCTGATAACGTGGGTATGGTGCTTGTGCATAACGGCATTGTTCGCGGGTGGTCTCGAAAGGACCACAGTGAAGTTTCAGCTATTGAAGTGACGCCCGATCTCGATAAAATCGAAGAGATTCGTCAGGAAATCGAAGCCTATGAAGGGATTTTCAAAGCCAGGGCCTATGCCTTGTCTGGTCGGATGCAGCCCGGTGATGATGTGCTGTACCTGATTGTGGCTGGTGATATTCGTGAAAATGTGAAAGCTGCGTTGGCTGACTTCCTGGATCGAGTGAAGGCAGAAGCTGTTTCAAAAAAAGAGATTTTTGCCTGA
- the ispH gene encoding 4-hydroxy-3-methylbut-2-enyl diphosphate reductase — protein sequence MDVVLAETAGFCMGVDLALTRLDTLIDNAEGRPIYILGPIIHNPQVLKEYADKGVTKVDTPEDVPGGAYAVIRAHGVPRQVEDGLKSRDVFVKDVTCPRVKKAQLLIARHTAGGAELLLYGEADHPEVAGLVSYASHDYFVFGSPEELDRHELNPDKKYVLAAQTTQDRVLFDQIADRLSADEKVQVEVLRTICDATRLRQAEAKRLASEVDFMVVVGGYISGNTRRLAQVVTDAGTPCQHIETVVDLELDELAGYARIGVTAGASTPRNLIDEVLDGLKSL from the coding sequence GTGGACGTTGTTTTGGCTGAAACCGCAGGCTTTTGTATGGGGGTTGATCTCGCATTGACGCGTTTGGATACGTTGATCGATAATGCGGAAGGTCGCCCCATTTATATTCTTGGTCCCATCATTCATAATCCTCAGGTGCTCAAGGAATATGCGGACAAGGGCGTCACCAAGGTTGATACTCCCGAGGACGTGCCGGGTGGTGCATACGCGGTCATTCGGGCGCATGGTGTTCCCCGTCAGGTTGAGGATGGATTGAAGTCTCGTGATGTCTTTGTCAAGGACGTGACTTGTCCTCGTGTGAAAAAAGCGCAACTGCTCATTGCTCGTCATACGGCTGGTGGTGCCGAGCTGTTGTTGTATGGCGAGGCCGATCATCCCGAGGTCGCAGGGCTGGTCAGTTATGCGAGTCATGATTATTTCGTCTTCGGCTCTCCCGAAGAATTGGACCGACATGAATTGAACCCGGACAAGAAGTATGTTTTGGCCGCCCAGACAACGCAGGATCGAGTTTTATTCGATCAGATTGCCGACCGCCTTTCTGCTGATGAAAAGGTGCAGGTCGAGGTACTCCGTACAATTTGCGATGCCACCAGACTCAGACAGGCTGAGGCCAAGAGGTTGGCTTCCGAAGTGGATTTCATGGTTGTTGTTGGTGGATATATCAGCGGAAACACGCGCCGTTTGGCCCAGGTCGTCACGGATGCTGGAACGCCGTGTCAACACATCGAGACGGTCGTGGATTTGGAATTGGATGAATTGGCTGGGTATGCCCGTATTGGGGTGACTGCTGGAGCTTCGACGCCACGAAATTTGATTGATGAAGTCCTTGATGGTCTGAAGTCACTTTAA
- a CDS encoding CerR family C-terminal domain-containing protein, giving the protein MNEPQDVNTKAALLSAAIEVFADKGFDSATVRNICSQAQANVAAVNYHYGSKSGLYAAVLEEIFPKKEDWQKLDSSTAHPEARLHEFVRGLVAEIYRMGSDMTARRWAIFLREMAKPSKHLDFIVRRQVQARTDELRHIVAELLGPNTPETTMAFCSANVWALILDQLLIQPILERLTPNRPGMDENIDAFVDHVVKFSLGGINAVKK; this is encoded by the coding sequence ATGAACGAACCACAAGACGTCAACACCAAAGCGGCACTTTTATCGGCTGCCATTGAAGTTTTTGCCGACAAAGGCTTTGATTCAGCCACTGTCCGAAACATATGCAGTCAGGCCCAAGCGAATGTCGCTGCCGTCAACTATCATTACGGGAGCAAAAGCGGGCTGTATGCTGCGGTCCTCGAAGAAATTTTCCCCAAAAAGGAAGATTGGCAGAAGCTTGACAGCTCCACCGCACACCCTGAAGCTCGTCTTCATGAATTCGTTCGTGGGCTTGTGGCCGAAATTTATCGAATGGGAAGCGACATGACCGCACGCCGGTGGGCTATTTTCCTCCGAGAAATGGCCAAGCCGAGCAAACATCTCGACTTCATCGTTCGCAGGCAGGTCCAGGCGCGAACCGATGAATTGCGACACATCGTGGCCGAACTGCTGGGACCGAACACCCCGGAAACAACCATGGCCTTTTGCAGTGCCAATGTGTGGGCCTTGATACTCGACCAACTGCTCATCCAGCCAATTCTCGAACGGTTAACGCCAAACCGACCAGGCATGGATGAAAACATAGACGCCTTTGTGGATCATGTCGTCAAATTTTCTCTTGGCGGCATCAATGCCGTTAAAAAATAG
- a CDS encoding glutaminyl-peptide cyclotransferase — protein sequence MPLKNSTRLARFTGQRPVALNRSTHIFSLTDTLVRPDEIAWSVATAFHANHIFFWSFVCFLAALFIPNAVCAEGVHFPCTVINEYPHDAKTSTQGLFVHEGTLYESSGGYRRSFLATVELKTGRHIRSVPLPGRYFAEGMATQGDHLRLLTWRSGTGFIYRLDTLEKLETFAYRPRFHTMEGWGLAFDGNNFILSSGTDRLTVYTPKEFTPISIIRVTSNGKPVRQLNELEYINGMVYANIWKSDIVIMIDPKTGHAHGQIDLSPLRKRLSPSSGVANGIAYDAHSKRLYVTGKHWNKLFEIALPQF from the coding sequence ATGCCGTTAAAAAATAGCACACGACTCGCACGCTTCACGGGCCAACGCCCCGTCGCTCTCAATCGGAGCACCCACATATTTTCTTTGACAGACACTCTCGTCCGGCCTGACGAAATCGCATGGAGTGTCGCCACAGCCTTTCACGCAAACCACATATTTTTCTGGTCTTTTGTCTGCTTCCTGGCCGCACTCTTCATCCCCAACGCAGTATGTGCCGAGGGTGTGCATTTCCCCTGCACCGTCATCAACGAATATCCACACGACGCCAAAACGTCGACACAGGGACTTTTCGTGCATGAGGGAACGCTCTATGAATCCTCTGGGGGGTATCGACGATCCTTTCTCGCCACAGTCGAACTAAAAACAGGCCGTCATATCCGCTCAGTCCCGCTTCCCGGTCGCTACTTCGCGGAAGGCATGGCCACACAAGGCGACCATCTGCGCTTGCTGACCTGGCGATCCGGCACCGGATTCATCTACCGTCTGGACACGCTCGAAAAACTGGAAACATTTGCATACCGGCCCCGCTTTCACACCATGGAAGGATGGGGATTAGCCTTTGACGGCAACAATTTCATCCTTTCATCCGGGACCGACCGGCTCACCGTGTACACCCCGAAAGAGTTCACCCCAATTTCGATAATTCGTGTCACCAGCAACGGCAAACCTGTCCGCCAACTCAATGAATTGGAATATATCAATGGGATGGTGTACGCGAATATCTGGAAATCAGACATCGTGATCATGATTGACCCGAAAACAGGACACGCCCACGGACAAATTGATCTGTCTCCCTTGCGAAAACGGCTTTCTCCCAGCAGCGGTGTGGCCAACGGCATCGCCTATGACGCACACTCCAAACGCCTGTACGTCACCGGCAAGCACTGGAACAAACTGTTCGAAATAGCACTCCCCCAATTCTAA